CCCTGGTGACCCCGGAGCCGAAGGAGAAGCCGCTGTCGATCGCCCTGCGCGAGATCGACGCCGACCTCCTGGAGCACACCGAGGGCTAGTCACCCCGGCGCACGTCACGACCGCCCAGGGGTGGTTCTGCTGGTCAGAACCGCCCCTGGGCGGTCGTCGTGTCCGTGCCCCGCTCGGCTAGGATGGTCCACCGTGAATGACGTGAGCGAAAGCCTGAAGATCCTCGTCGGCGTCGGCGGGGGTATCGCCGCCTACAAGGCGTGTGCCCTCATCCGGAGTTTCACGAAGGCCGGGCATGACGTCCACGTCATCCCGACCCCCTCGGCCCTGCAGTTCGTCGGTACCGCGACGTTCGAGGCCCTGTCGGGCAACCCGGTCTCCACCACGGTCTTCGACGCGGTCGACGAGGTGCAGCACGTCCGGCTGGGGCAGGAGGCCGATCTCGTGGTGATCGCCCCGGCCACCGCCGACCTCATGGCCCGGCTGGCCCAGGGGCGGGCCGATGACCTGCTCACCGCCAGTTGTCTCGTGGCGACCTGTCCGGTGGTGCTGGCCCCGGCGATGCACACCGAGATGTGGCAGAACCCGGCGACGCGGGCGAACGTGGAGACCCTGCGCGGCCGCGGCACCGTCGTACTGGAACCGGCCTCCGGACGCCTCACCGGTCCCGACTCGGGCCCGGGCCGGCTGCCGGAGCCGGAGCACATCGCGTCGCTGGCGCTGGCGGCGGTGGACCGGTTCGGGATCTTCCGCCGCTCGTTGGCGGGCCGTCGCATCCTCGTCACCGCCGGCGGCACCCATGAGCAGCTCGACCCGGTGCGCTTCCTCGGCAACGCCTCCTCGGGCCGGCAGGGGTACGCGCTGGCGGACATCGCCACCCAGCGCGGCGCCCAGGTGGAGCTGGTCGCCGCGCACACCGTCGAGCTGCCCACCCCGTCGGGGGCGACTGTCACCCGGGTCAGCACCGCCCTGGAGCTGCAGGAGGCGGTGGCGGCCCTCGCTCCGTCGGTGGATGCCGTGGTCATGGCCGCCGCCGTCGCGGACGTCCGGCCGGCCTCGAAGGCCGCCGCGAAGATGAAGAAGGGCGGTTCCGACGACCTGTCGACGCTGGCGCTGACGGAGAACCCGGACATCCTGCGCGGGCTCGTCGAGGCCCGCCGCACCGGTGATCTGCCGGAGGACCTGCTCATCGCCGGCTTCGCGGCGGAGACCGGGGACGCCGACCACACCCCGCTGGACCTTGCCCGGGCGAAGCTGCGGCGCAAGGGCTGTGACCTGCTGATGTGCAACCAGGTGGGGGAAGGGGTGGTGTTCGGGCAGCCGGACAGTGCAGGATGGCTCCTGGTACCCGGCGACCAGGCGGGCCATGAGGAGGTCCGGGAGGTCCCGGCATCCTCGAAGCTCGTCGTCGCCTCGCACATCCTCGACGCGCTCGAGGAGCTTTTCCCGGCGTCCTGAGGACCCCGGCGCCCCCATTGGCAGACCGCTTGGTCTAATATGGTGCAGTCTATCCGATCCACCCCGACAGGAAGTGACCACGACAGTGTCCTACCGTCTTTTCACCAGTGAGTCCGTGACCGAGGGTCACCCGGACAAGATCTGCGACGCCATCTCCGACACGATCCTCGACGCGATGCTCACCGAGGACCCGCACGCCCACGTCGCCGTGGAGACCCTCGTCACCACCGGCCAGGTCCACGTCGTCGGTGAGGTGAAGACGGGCGGTTACGTCGAGATCCCCGATCTGGTCCGCAAGGTCATCCGGGACATCGGCTTCACCT
This is a stretch of genomic DNA from Corynebacterium nuruki S6-4. It encodes these proteins:
- the coaBC gene encoding bifunctional phosphopantothenoylcysteine decarboxylase/phosphopantothenate--cysteine ligase CoaBC, which encodes MNDVSESLKILVGVGGGIAAYKACALIRSFTKAGHDVHVIPTPSALQFVGTATFEALSGNPVSTTVFDAVDEVQHVRLGQEADLVVIAPATADLMARLAQGRADDLLTASCLVATCPVVLAPAMHTEMWQNPATRANVETLRGRGTVVLEPASGRLTGPDSGPGRLPEPEHIASLALAAVDRFGIFRRSLAGRRILVTAGGTHEQLDPVRFLGNASSGRQGYALADIATQRGAQVELVAAHTVELPTPSGATVTRVSTALELQEAVAALAPSVDAVVMAAAVADVRPASKAAAKMKKGGSDDLSTLALTENPDILRGLVEARRTGDLPEDLLIAGFAAETGDADHTPLDLARAKLRRKGCDLLMCNQVGEGVVFGQPDSAGWLLVPGDQAGHEEVREVPASSKLVVASHILDALEELFPAS